Within Ipomoea triloba cultivar NCNSP0323 chromosome 9, ASM357664v1, the genomic segment caactttatcctctattatattttttattttttcctaaaTACCCTTGCATTCCATCAGTGTAAACTTTAACAGCGGAATATTCCgtgaattatttattattcttaatttacACATTAATTTTCATGAGGAATGTCTTATGTTCAAAACACACCctaatcaaaattgacataattgttaaacatatattatgaatatattaaaatgtattaaaaaaatacaatataaaatttaacattgactttggtcaattaattaaaatcgcATTGAGCATTGATAAAATGACACACCTAATTTACCGTATATATTCAACACATATGAAAAACTATACCTATTATCATTGTATTTTTGGGAAATGAagatttggttttgtttttgaatGTGCACTGAGCCAAGACACTAAAATTGCAGTGAAGCACACCagggaacaaaaaaaaaataacaatattccAACACGGAGCAAACACAtgtaaaattaaagtaaaactAATGTTGCTGTTTTTGATGATGGGGCCAGGTTTGGTGCTGTTGTTCGGGACCATGCTGGTAAATTTGTTGCTGCCCACAGTGCTCGGTTGGAATGTGGTCGTGATCCCTTCTTGGCTGAATCCATGGCGGTTAAAGAGGCTCTTGCATGGATAAAGGCTAGCGGATTTAACAATTTGTTGCTTGAGTCTGACTGTTTTAATTTCTGTTCTAGTTTTAATGCTGTTTCTTTAGATCTCTCTTGTGTTGGTTTGATTGTAATGCAATGTCGTAACATTGCTTCTGACATTGGGAACGTGTCTGTTCACCATGTCACGCGGTCAGCAAATCACGTAGCTCATGTGTTAGCAAGGGCGACTGGTTCTGCGTCTGGTCTTGGGTCGTGGGTGTCTGTGCCTCCGATCTATATTTCGCATTTGATTGATTATTAATGCATTTTGTTCTTCtcctaaaaaaaaagtaaaactaaTGTCTTCATTGTCTTGGCAAATTGGCATTTCATAGTAACAACACCACTAaaaatcatggttgaaaaaatcgctaggcgctttTCGGACGCTTGAGGAGCGCttaggacgcctaggcggggattaatcggcccctaggcgtccgtgtattttttattttatttttattttttaaagactaataattataaactatataatactttaatagttaatactaaaatattaaatattaacctaaaaaaatctagagtttgtacaatttaagattatttcactcaaaatgatgttgttttgagtgaaataactcattaaaaaaaaagaacaatagttaattggccgattgggcggcctagtcggtgcctaggaggtcaAGTCGGcacctaggaggcctaggcggtcacctaaccggccagccgcctagacgaccattatttaatgtgatacgctaggcgatCGACTgggcctagcgcctaggcgagaTTTTTGCAGCACTGCTAAAAATACAAACCATAAAAGTCCTACTatctccaaagtccaaacaaacaaaattacaaaaaaaaaaaaataaataaaaaaaaattcttgaaacTACATGGTTAGTGGCTACCTATTGAGTTGCCACTATTGTTTGGAATGCAAGTATAACGATCTGTTAGGGgggagaatcaatttctcaagCAGTATTGTTGTATTGGTGGTGAATGGTACATGTTTCAAGTTATCTTTGCAGATTCAGAGCTTGAGACATCATCCGTGCCATTGGGAAACATCACGATTTTGCGTTTAATTAATTAGGTCCTAATTATTAGGAGAGAGAAgtgatttagaaaaaaaaatattagttttaggattaattgtaattttattttaatttcttaagtagttaagtaaaaaataaatattataccaTTTAAAAATTGAGGACCTGTGCTATTAGGCACTTTGTACACTCTAAAATTCAGTCTTGGTGTGAGAACATTTGAGGTGAACGATTTCACTTATTGTCACAAGAGATATCACAAAGTGAATATGAAAGGACTAGAATTTATTAactccaataataataataaatctttaatttgccaacaaatataataacggACTTCTTAGCTAGTATAGCCTACCCTACAACatgttgggaaaaaaaaaaggaactgaTAATGATGGAAATTTAGAACCTACACTACACATAGCCAATGAGCTTTATTGAATGatgacaatataattaatataaatgaaatgcaattaaagaacaaaattaaagtatgcAGATTATGTTATTATGCGGCGGCGTTAACTTGCACTCCCGAATCATATGTGTCACCAGGCTTCCAGTTCTCTGGAATGTTGTTTGGAGAAACTACCCACGTCTCATCTCCATCCTCCTCACCACTAAATAGCATCCTTACTTCCAAGGCTCCACTTGGGGGCGAGTTGGTAGTCCACACTGATCCATACGTCCGATCCATCAGCTTGCACTGCAAATTTTGTGTCTGcatattgaaaaaatttaaggtcatgttcaaaatattttagctCGATAAGTCCAAAATTGATGAGTTGACCCGATCAGATCGAAAAAGTATAAGATTAGagctaagatattttagtcTGATAAAAAATAGTCTAATAAGCTCGAAATTAATAAGTTCAGTAACAAGAACGGACTAGCCTGATAATGCAAGCCATTTATAAGTTTGTTTTGAAGTACATACCTCACACAGTAGCACTGCAGTAATATCCTTTTGTCCTTGCTCGAACATTATTACAAAAGCTAGGTAATGAGGGTTCCCGCTTTTATCATGTATCCTGAATGTTATATTTTTGCCTGGATAGCTGCAGGGTACCCTGTTTCACACATCAGATCAAAGGAAGACATCAAACTCTATGTTGTCTAATAAGaaaagatatatagatatatgatAGTAAAATGAATTGTTTCATAAGCATCTTTATGTagaaattcaatttaatttgtatgtacCTTCTATATTCAATGTCAACAACTCCTTGTGATAACAGAGATCGAGCAGCGTCTTTTGTCTGAGCCATACGACCAAAGGCGCCGCTGCTTAAAATGAAGTCACTGCCACCACTTGCTCCACTGTCAGTAATTACTGCTGTCACGCCTTTATCAGAGCAGTACAAGCTGTTGGTGCATCTCACCTAGTGAATATATATACCCGGATTTTAGTAACTGATCTTGCTTAGATATGAATTGTTGGTAAGAGTGAGCAAGGAATTCCCAAATTAGTTATCCACTTAAAGTAGATCCATTTAGTACAAATTCATTGCTAATGAATTGGATGCAAATGTGACTTTTCAAAATTCACTATACCCGATCTGCTCCGCTAATTGGTGTGTGTGAACCTAGTAGTCCACTACCAATCGCCCTACAACAGGGACAACCCAAATATAAAATCTGCAATCCACATCCAATCCACCAAATCTACTATTAGTGCATTGGATTGGATTGGATTCACACCCCTAACGGATGCTGATGAGATTTTTCAAATTCACCTTTAGCGGATTGAATGCAGATTCATCTTAAATCTGCTCTGGGCTCACCCATTTCGAAGACATAGGATTAGTCTAGCCTAAACATACCTACTTTTGTTCTTAGTTTACTAAATTACCTGGTAGCATGCACCACATCCTAGGCCATCACGGTAAAGATTTGATGCTGCTGATACATCTCCACCATTCATTGTTGCTCCAAATGTACCAAATCCACAGTGCCCACCTGCACAAACAGCATATATTTTAGAGAACACATTTAACATGAAATCAGTCATAAGCATATTATTGGGCCGAGGCTGGTCAAGGACAAATCTAGCACCAGATAGATGGCTAGAAAATTGTTGGCTCGAGGGACTTCTCGAATTCGCTATTAACCATAGCTTATGAcatagtggtaagcgcttgattttaacaaatataaatggCATGGATGCGTATTGGTAAGACTCTTACTATCTGTGCCATTGTCATCAGAATTCGGATAGTACGTTGCTTGGGACTGAATGAAACAATCACTGCACGTTGCAGCGTCTCCAGGAGATTGAATCACAAGGAAAGTCCCGATGAGAACTGCAAGACACTGAAGAACTGCCATTGAAGGAAGCTAATTAAGGAAAGAAGCTAAGGATTGAAGGAAAGGTAATTAATTAAGTGAATTGAAGGATGTAAGTTGGGAATGCATGGAAGTTGAATGAAGGGCTTCGAGTATTTATAGTGAACCCAATGCCTCTGATTTGGTGAAAGGTATGACTTTGAAATTCAGTTCAAGTTCCATTTGAAATCTTTGAAGGTATTGGATGGATGATTCTTTCTTATGCCCCAGCATACCTTCTTAGACCTGCCTACTTGCTTCAAATGGCATAGGAAGCTGCTTTCTGACCTGCATATTTTATACTATCTTTAGCCCTTGCCCAAGAGTCTTCAAAGGAAGTAAATCGCGAGTCGTCTAGTAGTCTCTCAATTGGTCATTGTCTTTGACTATGCACACAATGGATTCACCTCCGCACTTCGACCAATTTGAGGAGCCCAATCTTCAATTTAGGGAGACCAAGGACCCAAACTCTAGCCTGGGAAGCCCTAGCTCCAAAATGTTGGGTAGTGGCTCGGAAAGCCAAGTGCAGTATCATATTATCGAACCGTGACGCTGACTGTTacacaagtataagaaaataaagttacatctttgctactagctataacttttgatgtAATGGTAAACGCTTGATTCTGACAATTGGTATAtagatattttataatatattttgttcacATGTGAATCAAGTGTCAAAATGTCAAAACTTGAACATTTATCCTTTTTTGAATTCAGGTGCATAAATAGTAATTCTAACAAGGTCAAGGATAATGATTTATTCTTGCAGAACTTTTCTTTGTCAGCTGATTCTAATGGCAAAAATTTCACATGTTTAGACTGAATTTTTGCAGTAAGAAAATTCTGACTAGTTATTGTTCCATGTGAATAAAGATAAAAACAACCACAACTGCTTTTACTTCTAAATTCCTTAACTATTTCAAATTTGTGGGTTGTTCATGAAACCAAATGTTTGATTTTTCTACTTTGCTAAACAAATGTTGGTAAGAATTTGGATGCTGCAGAAATGAAATAGAGGATTAGTTAGGTACTTCTGCATTGCAGGGTCTGCTGCTGCTGATTCTTTACACATGCTTATTAGACTAGAACAGAGGAAATAAGCACTTTGACTTCTTGGCGGAGGGTTAAACAGATTACTATGAGAGTTGAGAATGTCTTTATAGAGTATAATTTAATTGGTTGACCGATTTAAAAAGTTGACAATTCTGCTTTATTGCGCTCGTAGTTGTAGGGTGCAGAATTCGATTCTTATCATGAGAGAGATATGGATTGGTTGTGTTGTGGACATCATCAATGTATAAGCACAATTGAGAAATTTGTAGGCTGTTAAGACACATTTCACGATTTACCTCTTTCATCAATGTGTAAGCACAATTGAGAAACTTTGACTTTTGGGGGAACAAAAGTTGCTTGAAAAAATCCACCCTTTTAATAAGATTACTATGAGAATTGAAAATGTATGTCTTTAGAGCATAATTTAACTAGCTAATCGATTTAAATAGTTGATAGCTCTGCTTTGCTACCTTATTGGTAATTGTAAGGTGCAAGGTTCAATTCCTATCGGTAGAGCAGTGTGAATTGGTCCCGCTATAAACATcaatgtataaatataattaaaaattttgaaaacttttgaGACACATTCCACGAGATACACCAAAACTATAGGATAGAGGCAATAAACATTTTCACTTGTGGGGTAATAGAAATTACTTGGAAACACCCATCCTTTTAAACAGATGATTGTGAGAGCTGTGGGTAAATTGAAATTGTTATGGAGGCTGTAAGCCTAGTTGTCAAAAAAGAATGTTAAATTTGAGACATGCCAATAAAGTTGAGTGGGTAGGGCAATGGAAAACTGACATGCTGGAATGTAGATTATTGTTGATGCAAGTGCAGTGTACCACATCATCCATGACATGGAAACCATTTAGACCAGGTGGTCCATGTCTGCTTACATGGGACTTTTTTCAGTACCTATCCTAGCCCTTAGCTCTTGTAATAGAGTGCCTACACATAATATTCTTCAGATGCTTTCAAGGAATAGTCTAGTAAAAGTTGgtatatactaattaatgttAGGAGAAATTGCGCTTTTCGTTCATATgttatatgataattgtagaatttgtatTTGAGTGTTGGTTATGCTTATTTTTTGTCCTTAAGTTACAATTGACGTTGCACTTTCCGTCCTTTCATGCTCACTTTTTTCTctgaattatattaaaattacaaatttcgtccctactgttttattagtaaagagaCGAAAAATGCAaggccaatgataacttaggaacgaaTAGTGAGTATATATGACCAACACTTATGAACGAATTCtataattaccctataacttaggaacAGAAAGTGTACTTTTCCCTTAATgttactttaattaatttttttagtgtaaAAGGAAATTTGTAGCCACTATTTAAGAATGTAGTTGTGATCTAGTTGCTAAATGACTAAAAGAGGGTCGCTTGTAGATTGCATATATCTAATCCTCTTAAATCGAGAAAGTCAATAAATCGCTCCCAGTAAAAGTCGAACATGTAACTTTGTGGTATTCAAGTTAATAGCGTGACTATCTTGATCAAGGttactcaacaaattttttattcGTTAAACATGATGTTATCTAACATTATCTAATTCATTCTTAACGGAATATGTTTTGAACCGTTAAATTGACATGTaaccaataaatataaatgacaTGAACATGTATTGCAGTACACATAAGATGATGTAAAAtttggcttcttttttttttttttttttttttttatgtaaataagtaaataacacaTTTCAAAGCTTGAAATAGAGACATGCACTATATGGGGATAAGGGCT encodes:
- the LOC116028927 gene encoding expansin-like B1; this translates as MAVLQCLAVLIGTFLVIQSPGDAATCSDCFIQSQATYYPNSDDNGTDSGHCGFGTFGATMNGGDVSAASNLYRDGLGCGACYQVRCTNSLYCSDKGVTAVITDSGASGGSDFILSSGAFGRMAQTKDAARSLLSQGVVDIEYRRVPCSYPGKNITFRIHDKSGNPHYLAFVIMFEQGQKDITAVLLCETQNLQCKLMDRTYGSVWTTNSPPSGALEVRMLFSGEEDGDETWVVSPNNIPENWKPGDTYDSGVQVNAAA